In one window of Zingiber officinale cultivar Zhangliang chromosome 11A, Zo_v1.1, whole genome shotgun sequence DNA:
- the LOC122031480 gene encoding transcription factor MYB20-like, producing the protein MVTVLATAATGNVAMASRVWPTASGGSLDGAAATDGLQEATPLIQAKFPHILPNLILSEIEEDDMLVIIHCWRLVPKLAGLMRCGKSCRLRWTNYLRPHLKRGAISQEEEDQIIQLHSRFGNRWSKIASHFPGRTDNEIKNHWNIRIKRDLNSRTRI; encoded by the exons ATGGTCACGGTGCTGGCCACGGCTGCAACTGGCAATGTAGCTATGGCTAGTCGTGTCTGGCCGACAGCGTCGGGTGGTAGCCTTGACGGGGCGGCGGCGACCGATGGATTGCAAGAAGCGACGCCTCTT ATTCAGGCTAAGTTCCCACACATattgccaaatttgatcctgtctgaaatcgagGAAGATGATATGCTGGTTAT CATCCATTGTTGGCGCCTGGTGCCGAAGCTTGCAG GTCTGATGAGATGTGGGAAGAGTTGCAGATTGAGATGGACTAATTACCTTCGTCCTCACCTCAAACGAGGAGCCATTTCTCAAGAAGAAGAGGACCAAATCATCCAACTTCATTCGCGCTTCGGTAACCG GTGGTCCAAGATAGCATCGCATTTCCCTGGCCGCACTGACAATGAAATCAAGAACCACTGGAACATCCGGATCAAGAGAGATTTAAACTCCAGGACTCGAATCTAG